A part of Saimiri boliviensis isolate mSaiBol1 chromosome 11, mSaiBol1.pri, whole genome shotgun sequence genomic DNA contains:
- the LOC101027887 gene encoding large ribosomal subunit protein eL15-like: MGAYKYIQELWRKKQSDVMRFLLRVRCWQHRQLSALHGAPRPTRPDKARRLGYRAKQGYVIYRIRVRRGGRKRPVPKGETYGKPAHHGVNQLKFARSLQSVAEERAGCHCGALRVLNSYWVGEDSTYKFFEVILIDPFHKAIRRNPDTQRITKPVHKHREMRGLTSAGRKSRGLGKGRKFHHTIGGSRRAAWRRRNTLQLHHYR; the protein is encoded by the coding sequence ATGGGTGCATACAAGTACATCCAGGAGCTATGGAGAAAGAAGCAGTCTGATGTCATGCGCTTTCTTCTGAGGGTCCGCTGCTGGCAGCACCGCCAGCTCTCTGCTCTCCACGGGGCTCCCCGCCCCACCCGGCCTGATAAAGCGCGCCGACTGGGCTACAGGGCCAAGCAAGGTTACGTTATATATAGGATTCGTGTTCGCCGTGGTGGCCGAAAACGCCCAGTTCCTAAAGGTGAAACTTACGGCAAGCCTGCCCATCATGGTGTTAACCAGCTGAAGTTTGCTCGAAGCCTTCAGTCTGTTGCAGAGGAGCGAGCTGGATGCCACTGTGGGGCTCTAAGAGTCCTGAATTCTTACTGGGTTGGTGAAGATTCCACATACAAATTTTTTGAGGTTATTCTCATTGATCCATTCCATAAAGCTATCAGAAGAAATCCTGACACCCAGAGGATCACCAAACCAGTCCACAAGCACAGGGAGATGCGTGGGCTGACATCTGCAGGCCGAAAGAGCCGCGGCCTTGGAAAGGGCCGTAAGTTCCACCACACTATTGGTGGTTCTCGCCGGGCAGCTTGGAGAAGGCGCAATACTCTCCAGCTTCACCATTACCGCTAA
- the LOC101045705 gene encoding LOW QUALITY PROTEIN: pyruvate kinase PKM-like (The sequence of the model RefSeq protein was modified relative to this genomic sequence to represent the inferred CDS: inserted 1 base in 1 codon; deleted 2 bases in 1 codon), whose translation MSKPHSEARTAFIQTQQLHTAMADAFLEHMCRLNIDSPPVTAWNTGIICIIGLTSQSVETLKEMIKSGMNVAHLNFSHGTHEYHMETIKNVCAATESFASDPILYRPVAVALDTKGPEIQTGLIKGGSTEEVELKKGATLKITLDNTYMEKCDENILWLDYKNICKVVEVGSKIYVDNGLISLQVKQKGADFLVTEVENGGSLGSKKGMNLPGAAVDLPAVSEKDIQGLKFGVEQDANMVFASFLCKAADVREVRKVLGEKGKNSKIISKIETHEGVWRFDEILEANDGIMVARGDLGIEIPAEKVFLAQKMMIGLCTRAGKPVICATQMLESMIKKPLPNRAEGSDVASAVLDGVDFIMLSGETAKGDYPLEAMRMQHLITCEAEAAIYHLQLFEELRPLAPIASDPTEATAVGAMEASFKCCSGAIIVLTKSGRYAHQLAXYHPHAPIIAVTWNPQTTRQAHLYRGIFPGLCKDPVQEAWAEDVDLRVNLAMKVAKARGFFKKGDVVIVLTGWCAGSGFTNTMRAVPVP comes from the exons ATGTCGAAGCCCCATAGTGAAGCCAGGACTGCCTTCATTCAGACCCAGCAGCTACATACAGCCATGGCTGACGCATTCCTGGAGCACATGTGCCGCCTGAACATTGACTCACCACCCGTCACAGCCTGGAACACTGGCATCATCTGTATCATTGGTCTCACTTCCCAATCGGTGGAGACATTGAAG GAGATGATTAAGTCTGGAATGAATGTGGCTCATCTGAACTTCTCTCATGGAACTCATGAGTACCACATGGAGACCATCAAGAATGTGTGCGCAGCCACAGAAAGCTTTGCTTCTGACCCCATTCTCTACCGGCCCGTTGCTGTGGCTCTGGACACTAAAGGACCCGAGATCCAAACTGGCCTCATCAAGGGCGGCAGCACCGAAGAGGTAGAGCTGAAGAAGGGAGCCACTCTCAAAATCACACTGGATAACACCTACATGGAAAAGTGTGATGAGAACATCCTATGGCTGGACTACAAGAACATCTGCAAGGTGGTGGAAGTGGGCAGCAAGATCTACGTGGATAATGGGCTTATTTCTCTCCAGGTGAAGCAGAAAGGTGCTGACTTCCTGGTGACAGAGGTGGAAAATGGTGGCTCCTTGGGCAGCAAGAAGGGCATGAACCTTCCCGGGGCTGCTGTGGATTTGCCTGCTGTGTCAGAGAAGGACATCCAGGGCCTGAAGTTTGGGGTTGAGCAGGATGCCAATATGGTGTTTGCGTCATTCCTCTGCAAGGCAGCTGATGTCCGTGAAGTGAGGAAGGTCctgggagagaaggggaagaacaGCAAGATAATAAGCAAAATCGAGACTCATGAGGGGGTTTGGAGGTTTGATGAAATCCTGGAGGCCAATGATGGGATCATGGTGGCTCGTGGTGATCTAGGCATTGAAATTCCTGCAGAGAAGGTCTTCCTTGCTCAGAAGATGATGATTGGGCTGTGCACCCGAGCTGGGAAGCCTGTCATCTGTGCCActcagatgctggagagcatgatCAAGAAGCCCCTCCCCAACCGGGCTGAGGGCAGTGATGTGGCCAGCGCAGTCCTGGATGGAGTTGACTTTATCATGCTGTCTGGAGAGACAGCCAAAGGGGACTATCCTCTGGAGGCCATGCGCATGCAGCACCTGATtacctgtgaggcagaggccGCCAT ctaccacTTGCAATTATTTGAGGAACTCCGCCCTCTGGCGCCCATTGCCAGTGACCCCACAGAAGCCACCGCCGTGGGTGCCATGGAGGCCTCCTTCAAGTGCTGCAGTGGGGCCATAATCGTCCTCACCAAGTCTGGTAGGTATGCTCACCAGCTGG AGTACCACCCACATGCCCCCATCATTGCTGTGACATGGAATCCCCAGACAACCCGTCAGGCCCACCTGTACCGCGGCATCTTCCCTGGGCTGTGTAAGGACCCGGTCCAGGAGGCCTGGGCGGAGGACGTGGACCTCCGGGTGAACTTGGCCATGAAGGTTGCCAAGGCCCGAGGCTTCTTCAAGAAGGGAGATGTGGTCATTGTGCTGACCGGGTGGTGCGCTGGCTCTGGCTTCACCAACACCATGCGTGCTGTTCCTGTGCCGTGA